One window of the Pseudofrankia sp. DC12 genome contains the following:
- the nirB gene encoding nitrite reductase large subunit NirB, with product MPTGGRLVVVGNGMVGQRLVEALRERDTDRRWQVTVLSEEPRRAYDRVALSSYFDGASATELDLVEPGCYETPGYALHLDETAVDLDRAARTVTTSRGRVVAYDALVLATGSFPFVPPVPGRDLAGCFVYRTLEDLDAIRAAATHARTHTRGRRAGLVIGGGLLGLEAARALRLLGMSPHVVELAPRLMPLQVDEGGGALLRELIEDLDVTVHLGTSVTSIARERDGRMLATLTSGTELDLDLVVFSAGIRPRDQLARAAGLPVGERGGVVVDDACRTADEAVFAIGECACIAGRVYGLVAPGYAMAEVLADGLLGGTAAFAGADISTKLKLLGVDVASFGDALAATPGALEVTLNDPVRRSYAKLVVSDDATTLLGGVLVGDASRYASLRPLVGRPLPGDPVAMIAPGGTEVGAGALPAEAQVCSCYAVTRAAIDGAIAAEGLTDVAGIKACTKAGTGCGSCVPLLRSLLAEAGVAVSTALCEHFSQTRAELFELVRVEGTATFTELVERHGRGRGCDICKPVVASILASLEHGHILAGEQAALQDSNDHVLANIQRNGTYSVVPRVPGGEITPEKLIVLGEVARDFSLYTKITGGQRIDLLGARLEQLPAIWGRLVDAGFESGHAYGKALRTVKSCVGSTWCRYGVRDSVGLAIELELRYRGIRSPHKIKAGVSGCARECAEAQSKDIGVIATENGWNLYVGGNGGFRPRHADLLLTDVGTETLIRTIDRFIMFYVRTADRLQRTAGWVESLSRDGTDGLAYLRSVLVDDSLGIATELDAAMAHHVERYQDEWAAVLDDPQLLGRFVSFVNAPDAPDPTITFVTERGQPRPTPLPTPARRADVSWR from the coding sequence ATGCCCACCGGCGGGCGGCTGGTGGTGGTCGGCAACGGGATGGTCGGGCAGCGCCTCGTCGAGGCGCTGCGGGAACGGGACACCGACCGGCGTTGGCAGGTCACCGTGCTGTCCGAGGAACCGCGGCGGGCCTACGACCGGGTCGCGCTGTCCTCCTACTTCGACGGCGCCAGCGCCACCGAGCTGGACCTGGTCGAGCCCGGCTGCTACGAGACGCCCGGCTACGCCCTGCACCTCGACGAGACGGCTGTCGACCTCGACCGGGCCGCCCGCACGGTCACCACCAGCCGAGGCCGGGTAGTGGCCTACGACGCCCTGGTGCTCGCGACCGGATCGTTCCCGTTCGTGCCGCCCGTCCCGGGCCGGGACCTGGCCGGCTGCTTCGTGTACCGGACGCTGGAGGACCTGGACGCGATCCGCGCGGCGGCCACCCACGCCCGCACCCATACCCGGGGCCGGCGGGCCGGGCTGGTGATCGGCGGCGGGCTGCTCGGCCTGGAGGCGGCGCGGGCACTGCGGCTGCTCGGGATGTCGCCGCACGTCGTGGAGCTGGCGCCACGGCTGATGCCGCTGCAGGTCGACGAGGGCGGCGGCGCGCTGCTGCGGGAGCTGATCGAGGACCTCGACGTCACCGTGCACCTGGGCACCTCGGTCACGTCCATCGCCCGGGAGCGCGACGGCCGGATGCTGGCCACGCTGACCAGCGGCACCGAGCTGGACCTGGACCTGGTCGTGTTCTCCGCCGGTATCCGGCCCCGCGACCAGCTCGCCCGCGCCGCCGGCCTGCCGGTCGGGGAACGCGGCGGGGTCGTCGTCGACGACGCCTGCCGCACGGCCGACGAGGCGGTCTTCGCGATCGGCGAGTGCGCGTGCATCGCCGGGCGGGTCTACGGGCTGGTCGCCCCCGGCTACGCGATGGCCGAGGTGCTGGCCGACGGCCTGCTCGGTGGCACGGCGGCCTTCGCCGGCGCCGACATCTCGACGAAGCTGAAGCTGCTCGGCGTCGACGTCGCGAGCTTCGGCGACGCGCTGGCCGCCACCCCCGGCGCGCTGGAGGTGACGCTGAACGACCCGGTCCGGCGCAGCTACGCCAAGCTCGTCGTCTCCGACGACGCCACGACGCTGCTCGGCGGGGTGCTGGTCGGCGACGCGTCCCGGTACGCGAGCCTGCGCCCGCTGGTCGGCCGGCCGCTGCCGGGCGACCCGGTCGCGATGATCGCCCCGGGCGGCACCGAGGTCGGCGCCGGAGCGCTGCCCGCCGAGGCCCAGGTGTGCTCCTGCTACGCCGTGACCCGCGCCGCGATCGACGGCGCGATCGCCGCCGAGGGGCTGACCGACGTAGCCGGCATCAAGGCCTGCACGAAGGCCGGGACCGGCTGCGGCTCGTGCGTGCCGCTGCTGCGCAGCCTGCTGGCCGAGGCCGGCGTCGCGGTCAGCACGGCGCTGTGCGAGCACTTCAGCCAGACCCGGGCCGAGCTGTTCGAGCTGGTCCGCGTCGAGGGCACCGCGACGTTCACCGAGCTGGTCGAACGCCACGGCCGGGGCCGCGGCTGCGACATCTGCAAGCCGGTGGTGGCCTCGATCCTGGCGAGCCTCGAGCACGGCCACATCCTGGCCGGCGAGCAGGCCGCGCTCCAGGACAGCAACGACCACGTGCTCGCCAACATCCAGCGCAACGGCACCTACTCGGTCGTGCCCCGGGTGCCCGGTGGGGAGATCACCCCGGAGAAGCTGATCGTGCTGGGCGAGGTCGCCCGCGACTTCAGCCTCTACACGAAGATCACCGGCGGGCAGCGGATCGACCTGCTCGGCGCCCGCCTGGAGCAGCTGCCCGCGATCTGGGGCCGCCTCGTCGATGCAGGGTTCGAGTCGGGGCACGCGTACGGCAAGGCGCTGCGTACGGTGAAGTCGTGCGTCGGTTCCACCTGGTGCCGCTACGGCGTGCGGGACTCCGTCGGCCTGGCCATCGAGCTGGAGCTGCGCTACCGGGGCATCCGCTCCCCGCACAAGATCAAGGCCGGGGTCTCGGGCTGCGCCCGCGAGTGCGCCGAGGCCCAGTCGAAGGACATCGGCGTGATCGCCACCGAGAACGGCTGGAACCTCTACGTCGGCGGCAACGGCGGGTTCCGGCCCCGGCACGCCGACCTGCTGCTCACCGACGTCGGCACCGAGACACTGATCCGCACCATCGACCGCTTCATCATGTTCTACGTCCGCACCGCCGACCGGCTGCAGCGCACGGCCGGCTGGGTCGAGTCGCTGTCCCGGGACGGGACCGACGGACTGGCCTACCTGCGCTCGGTCCTGGTCGACGACTCGCTGGGGATCGCCACCGAGCTCGACGCGGCGATGGCCCACCACGTCGAGCGCTACCAGGACGAGTGGGCGGCCGTCCTGGACGACCCGCAGCTGCTGGGCCGTTTCGTATCGTTCGTCAACGCCCCCGACGCCCCCGACCCCACCATCACGTTCGTCACCGAGCGCGGCCAGCCCCGCCCCACCCCGCTGCCGACCCCGGCCCGCCGGGCCGACGTCTCCTGGAGGTGA
- a CDS encoding iron-siderophore ABC transporter substrate-binding protein yields the protein MRHGLRLLLTVLLAVAAVATAAGCGSSDGSGGAGTVASASAAAGSFPVTLKNKFGTTVVPAQPKRIIALSYEEDTLATLGITPIAYARNPYKPDGVFPWLSGKIDLSKSTALDTSGDLNLEQIASLHPDLILATNFYGLEDYYGKLSKIAPTVGYTDDAGIATWQENSTIIGKAVGRAADEQKAIAATEKTIQDARSSLPGLAGKTFSYSFYYESGGLAVIDDPKTVSVQLYSELGMKLAPGVTANVVDRELSMEKLGALDADFMLVGYAAPELKTEMDANKLFTDIPAVRAGRVLEVDAFTAGAVNNPTILNIPWQLEQLKPVLAKAAATT from the coding sequence GTGCGACACGGACTGAGACTCCTCCTGACGGTGCTGCTCGCCGTCGCCGCGGTGGCCACGGCCGCCGGCTGCGGCAGCAGCGATGGCAGCGGCGGCGCAGGGACGGTGGCGTCAGCGAGCGCGGCGGCGGGCAGCTTCCCCGTCACCCTGAAGAACAAGTTCGGCACGACAGTCGTCCCGGCCCAGCCGAAGCGGATCATCGCGCTCAGCTATGAGGAGGACACCCTGGCGACGCTCGGCATCACGCCGATCGCGTACGCGCGGAACCCGTACAAGCCCGACGGCGTCTTTCCCTGGCTGTCCGGAAAGATCGACCTGTCGAAGAGCACGGCCCTCGACACCAGCGGCGACCTGAACCTCGAGCAGATCGCCTCGCTGCACCCGGACCTGATCCTGGCCACGAACTTCTACGGCCTCGAGGACTACTACGGCAAGCTTTCGAAGATCGCGCCGACCGTCGGCTACACGGATGACGCCGGCATCGCGACCTGGCAGGAGAACAGCACCATCATCGGCAAGGCCGTCGGTCGTGCCGCCGATGAGCAGAAGGCGATCGCCGCGACCGAGAAGACCATCCAGGACGCCAGGTCGAGCCTGCCCGGCCTGGCCGGCAAGACCTTCAGCTACTCCTTCTACTACGAGTCCGGCGGCCTGGCGGTGATCGACGACCCGAAGACGGTGTCGGTGCAGCTCTACTCCGAGCTCGGGATGAAGCTCGCGCCAGGCGTGACCGCCAACGTGGTCGACCGGGAGCTGAGCATGGAGAAGCTCGGGGCGCTCGACGCCGACTTCATGCTGGTCGGCTACGCGGCGCCTGAGCTGAAGACCGAGATGGACGCCAACAAGCTGTTCACCGACATCCCGGCGGTGCGGGCGGGACGGGTGCTGGAGGTCGACGCGTTCACCGCGGGCGCGGTCAACAACCCGACGATCCTCAACATCCCATGGCAGCTGGAGCAGCTCAAGCCGGTCCTGGCCAAGGCCGCGGCGACCACCTGA
- a CDS encoding patatin-like phospholipase family protein, translated as MTAPLLPSQPSFSSVPPRDDAGPTTDARPRDAAGDLRAVAGTGESGDPGDAPGGRVAFVFQGGGSLAAAQVGMLRALTEAGIVPDLVVGASAGALNAAAFATDPTEAGIERVAAVWASLRRKDVAPLSLRALAGGLIGRQDGLASSTGLRHLLESGLVAARLEQTVIPAHVVTTDLETGHPLVLSEGDTVQALLATSAYPGVFPPVTIDGRRLIDGGVSADTPVRQAEGLGAMTTYVLPSVGPTPAAATPEPVPHGAFALALRALNQILGNAARADMSAVRGTVYLLPAPGTTIVNPFDFRGTGALLTAGYRLTRAWLRDATPVQAPAAAAPPVPLRLPLTASAPGLA; from the coding sequence ATGACCGCTCCGCTGCTTCCGTCGCAGCCGTCGTTTTCCTCGGTCCCGCCACGGGACGACGCCGGCCCCACGACCGACGCTCGGCCCCGCGACGCTGCCGGCGACCTGAGAGCCGTGGCTGGCACCGGCGAGTCGGGCGATCCCGGGGACGCGCCCGGCGGGCGGGTCGCGTTCGTCTTCCAGGGCGGCGGGAGCCTCGCGGCGGCGCAGGTCGGCATGCTGCGGGCGCTGACCGAGGCGGGCATCGTCCCGGACCTCGTCGTCGGCGCCTCGGCCGGCGCCCTGAACGCGGCCGCGTTCGCCACCGATCCCACCGAGGCGGGCATCGAACGGGTGGCCGCGGTGTGGGCCTCGCTGCGCCGCAAGGACGTGGCGCCGCTGTCGCTGCGGGCCCTGGCCGGCGGCCTCATCGGCCGGCAGGACGGGCTGGCCTCCAGCACCGGGCTGCGCCACCTGCTGGAGAGCGGGCTGGTCGCGGCGCGGCTGGAGCAGACCGTGATCCCGGCCCACGTCGTGACGACAGACCTGGAGACCGGCCATCCGCTGGTGCTCTCCGAGGGCGACACGGTCCAGGCGCTGCTGGCCACCTCCGCCTACCCGGGGGTGTTCCCGCCGGTCACCATCGACGGTCGGCGGCTCATCGACGGCGGCGTCAGCGCCGACACCCCGGTCCGCCAGGCCGAGGGCCTCGGCGCGATGACGACCTACGTACTGCCCTCGGTCGGGCCGACCCCGGCCGCAGCGACGCCGGAGCCGGTCCCGCACGGGGCGTTCGCGCTGGCACTGCGCGCGCTCAACCAGATCCTCGGCAACGCCGCCCGGGCCGACATGTCCGCCGTCCGCGGGACCGTGTACCTGCTGCCCGCCCCCGGCACGACCATCGTCAACCCGTTCGACTTCCGCGGCACCGGAGCCCTGCTCACCGCCGGCTACCGGCTCACCCGGGCGTGGCTGCGCGATGCCACCCCGGTCCAGGCGCCTGCCGCGGCCGCCCCGCCGGTGCCGCTACGGCTCCCGCTCACGGCCTCGGCCCCCGGACTGGCCTGA
- a CDS encoding group 1 truncated hemoglobin — MSIYNSIGGAPAVQAAVEDFYTRVLADPSLAPFFTGTGLARLKSHQRSFIAAAIGGSEIYAGRDMAAAHTGLNIADADFDAVVGHLVDTLTGLGVPAETIDQIGGALAPLRADIVTAAPAEKAS; from the coding sequence ATGAGCATCTACAACTCAATCGGCGGGGCACCGGCCGTGCAGGCAGCCGTCGAGGACTTCTACACCCGGGTGCTGGCCGACCCGAGCCTGGCACCGTTCTTCACGGGCACCGGCCTGGCCCGGCTGAAGTCGCACCAGCGGTCCTTCATCGCCGCGGCGATCGGCGGCTCGGAGATCTACGCCGGCCGGGACATGGCCGCCGCCCACACGGGCCTGAACATCGCCGACGCCGACTTCGACGCCGTCGTGGGCCACCTCGTCGACACGCTGACCGGGCTGGGCGTGCCGGCGGAGACAATCGACCAGATCGGCGGCGCGCTCGCCCCGCTGCGCGCCGACATCGTCACCGCGGCACCGGCCGAGAAGGCCAGCTAG
- a CDS encoding acyl-CoA desaturase, whose translation MTTEIVAGVRAGQPSPAGVTGARGTEYGELGRRVRHASLLDRRPGWYCARIAVNLGLLGAGWVAFVLVGNSWWQLGIAAFLAVMFTQVAFVGHDAGHRQIVAGRRASDAVGLLHGDLMAGLSFGWWLAKHNRHHSHPNQVDRDPDIGAGAFVFTPADARRRHGLGRLLTSYQAYLFFPILLLEGLNLHVASVRELAGRRGRAAVVEALLLLVHFTAYLTVVALVLSPVKAVVFVLVHQALFGLYMGCTFAPNHKGMPLLARDEPDFLRRQVLTARNIRGGRVTDLVFGGLNYQIEHHLFPSMPRPSLRRAQPLVRAFCEARGVAYQEASVLGSYGEVLRWLHEVGAPSRHPGRENRLVTAGNLVGLPPRLRASQGARE comes from the coding sequence ATGACGACGGAGATCGTTGCTGGGGTTCGCGCGGGGCAACCGTCCCCGGCGGGGGTGACGGGCGCCCGGGGCACCGAGTACGGCGAGCTGGGCCGCCGGGTCAGGCACGCGTCGCTGCTGGATCGCCGGCCTGGCTGGTACTGCGCGCGGATCGCGGTGAACCTCGGCCTGCTGGGCGCCGGCTGGGTGGCGTTCGTGCTGGTGGGGAACTCGTGGTGGCAGCTGGGCATCGCCGCGTTCCTGGCGGTGATGTTCACCCAGGTCGCGTTCGTCGGGCATGACGCCGGGCATCGGCAGATCGTCGCCGGCCGGCGGGCCAGCGACGCCGTGGGCCTGCTGCACGGCGACCTGATGGCCGGGCTGAGCTTCGGCTGGTGGCTGGCCAAACACAACCGGCACCACAGCCACCCCAACCAGGTCGACCGGGATCCGGACATCGGCGCCGGGGCGTTCGTTTTCACACCGGCCGACGCCCGCCGTCGCCATGGGCTGGGCCGGTTGCTGACGTCGTACCAGGCCTACCTGTTCTTCCCGATCCTGCTGCTGGAGGGGCTGAACCTGCATGTCGCGAGCGTGCGGGAGCTCGCCGGGCGGCGCGGGCGGGCCGCCGTGGTGGAGGCGCTGCTGCTGCTGGTGCACTTCACCGCGTACCTGACCGTCGTCGCCCTCGTCCTGTCGCCGGTCAAGGCCGTGGTCTTCGTGCTCGTCCACCAGGCGCTGTTCGGCCTGTACATGGGATGCACGTTCGCCCCGAACCACAAGGGGATGCCCCTCCTGGCCCGCGACGAGCCGGACTTCCTGCGCCGCCAGGTACTGACCGCGCGCAACATCCGCGGCGGCCGAGTCACCGACCTGGTGTTCGGCGGGCTGAACTACCAGATCGAGCACCACCTGTTCCCGAGCATGCCGCGGCCGAGCCTGCGCCGGGCGCAGCCGCTGGTCCGCGCGTTCTGCGAGGCCCGGGGCGTCGCCTACCAGGAGGCCAGCGTGCTGGGCTCCTACGGCGAGGTGCTGCGGTGGCTGCACGAGGTCGGGGCACCGTCGCGCCATCCGGGCCGGGAGAACAGGCTAGTCACGGCCGGGAACCTCGTCGGCCTCCCACCGCGCCTGCGTGCCAGTCAGGGAGCACGTGAGTGA
- a CDS encoding uroporphyrinogen-III synthase, producing the protein MTPAAARAAGPTDQSSPAGQPEQLEPLAGYTIGITAARRRKELGAALERRGAKVVYAPAIQIVPLADDSELLQATERCLAAPLDVVVATTGIGFRGWMDAAEAWGLAEKLTEAVDAATVLARGPKARGAIRAGGLRETWSPESESSSEVLDYLMSGDDLSGKRIAVQLHGEPLRDLVDTLRLAGADVIEVPVYRWVPPDDPTPLYRLLDTVATGGLDAVAFTSAPAAASFLQTADQRDCGPAVRAALRGPVLAACVGPVTAGPLVREDIPVVQPARSRLGALAREIVEQVPARQGQVVPAAGHLLDVRGHAVAVDGRLVPLSSASMTLLRQLIARPGQVVSRRDLLGLTPGDGGDEHAVEVAVGRLRAALGDPRIVLTVVKRGYRLAYEPERASSRDGHWRY; encoded by the coding sequence GTGACCCCGGCCGCCGCCCGCGCCGCCGGGCCGACCGACCAGTCCTCGCCAGCGGGCCAGCCCGAACAGCTGGAACCGCTGGCCGGCTACACGATCGGCATCACCGCCGCCCGCCGCCGCAAGGAGCTCGGGGCCGCGCTGGAGCGCCGCGGCGCCAAGGTCGTCTACGCCCCGGCCATCCAGATCGTCCCGCTGGCCGACGACAGCGAGCTGCTACAAGCCACCGAGCGCTGCCTGGCCGCGCCGCTGGACGTCGTCGTCGCGACCACCGGGATCGGTTTCCGCGGCTGGATGGACGCCGCCGAAGCCTGGGGGCTGGCCGAGAAGCTCACCGAGGCGGTCGACGCGGCCACCGTGCTCGCCCGCGGCCCCAAGGCCCGCGGCGCGATCCGGGCCGGCGGGCTGCGCGAGACCTGGTCGCCGGAGTCGGAGTCCTCCAGCGAGGTGCTCGACTACCTGATGTCCGGCGACGACCTGAGCGGGAAGCGGATCGCCGTCCAGCTGCACGGCGAGCCGCTGCGGGACCTGGTCGACACGCTGCGGCTGGCCGGCGCCGACGTGATCGAGGTCCCGGTCTACCGATGGGTGCCCCCGGACGACCCGACACCGCTCTACCGGCTCCTCGACACGGTCGCGACCGGCGGGCTCGACGCCGTCGCCTTCACCAGCGCGCCGGCGGCGGCCAGCTTCCTGCAGACCGCCGACCAGCGCGACTGCGGCCCCGCCGTGCGCGCCGCGCTGCGCGGCCCGGTGCTGGCGGCCTGCGTCGGCCCGGTGACCGCCGGGCCGCTGGTGCGCGAGGACATCCCCGTCGTGCAGCCCGCACGCAGCCGGCTCGGGGCCCTGGCCCGCGAGATCGTGGAGCAGGTCCCCGCCCGGCAGGGCCAGGTCGTGCCGGCCGCCGGGCATCTGCTCGACGTGCGCGGGCACGCCGTCGCCGTCGACGGCCGGCTGGTGCCGCTCAGCAGCGCCAGCATGACCCTGCTGCGCCAGCTGATCGCCAGGCCCGGCCAGGTCGTGTCGCGCCGTGACCTGCTGGGGCTGACTCCAGGCGACGGCGGCGACGAGCATGCGGTCGAGGTCGCCGTCGGCCGGCTACGGGCCGCCCTCGGGGACCCGCGCATCGTGCTCACGGTCGTCAAGCGCGGCTACCGGCTCGCCTACGAACCGGAACGCGCCAGCAGCCGCGACGGACACTGGCGGTACTGA
- a CDS encoding nitrate/nitrite transporter: MTTVTTTTTPESTGPEGAERRGRWLTDWRPEDEGFWRLGGARIARRNLLLSVFSEHIGFSVWSLWSVFVLFLTPAYGLSADPKHAAAEKFLLTTLPAALGAGVRLPYTFAVAKFGGRNWTIVSASALLIPTIVAAALLRPGVSFSTLLLMAALAGVGGGNFASSMVNINSFYPERLKGWALGLNAGGGNIGVAVVQLVGLAVLATAGKGHPRVILAIYIPLIVLAALAAALWMDNIAHVRADKHAMRDACRHADTWIISVLYIGTFGSFIGFGFAFGQVLQNQFGAHFLTGTKVDPVKIAYLTFLGPLVGSLIRPVGGWLADRIGGARTTLWNFVLMALAAAIVLTASREKSLPLFYVGFLALFVLSGIGNGSTYKMIPAIFRGRAGDAAVANAEPAAVEHESRRLSNAVIGIAGAIGAFGGVLVNLTFRQSFLSYGTGDGAYIAFIAYYLLCGALTWAVYLRVADRRGVVI, translated from the coding sequence ATGACGACCGTCACGACAACGACCACGCCGGAATCGACCGGACCCGAGGGCGCCGAGCGCCGGGGCCGATGGCTCACGGACTGGCGTCCGGAGGACGAGGGCTTCTGGCGCCTGGGCGGGGCCCGGATCGCCCGCCGCAACCTGCTGCTCTCGGTGTTCAGCGAGCACATCGGGTTCTCGGTGTGGAGCCTGTGGTCGGTGTTCGTGCTGTTCCTGACGCCGGCCTACGGGCTGTCCGCCGATCCCAAGCACGCGGCGGCCGAGAAGTTCCTGCTGACGACGCTGCCGGCGGCGCTGGGGGCCGGCGTCCGGCTGCCCTACACGTTCGCGGTCGCGAAGTTCGGCGGCCGGAACTGGACCATCGTCAGCGCCAGCGCGCTGCTGATCCCCACGATCGTCGCCGCGGCGCTGCTGCGACCGGGAGTCTCGTTCAGCACGCTGTTGCTGATGGCGGCCCTGGCCGGGGTGGGCGGCGGAAACTTCGCCTCCTCGATGGTCAACATCAACTCGTTCTACCCGGAGCGGCTCAAGGGCTGGGCGCTCGGGCTGAACGCGGGCGGCGGCAACATCGGGGTGGCGGTCGTCCAGCTGGTCGGGCTGGCCGTGCTGGCCACGGCCGGCAAGGGCCATCCCCGGGTCATTCTGGCGATCTACATCCCGCTGATCGTGCTGGCGGCCCTGGCCGCGGCGCTGTGGATGGACAACATCGCCCACGTCCGCGCCGACAAGCATGCGATGCGCGACGCCTGCCGCCATGCCGACACCTGGATCATCTCGGTCCTCTACATCGGGACCTTCGGGTCGTTCATCGGGTTCGGGTTCGCCTTCGGCCAGGTGCTGCAGAACCAGTTCGGCGCCCACTTCCTGACCGGCACGAAGGTCGACCCCGTGAAGATCGCCTACCTGACCTTCCTCGGCCCGCTGGTCGGGTCACTGATCCGCCCGGTCGGCGGCTGGCTCGCCGACCGCATCGGTGGCGCCCGCACGACGCTGTGGAACTTCGTCCTGATGGCGCTCGCCGCCGCGATCGTGCTGACGGCCTCCCGGGAGAAGTCGCTGCCGCTGTTCTACGTCGGCTTCCTCGCCCTGTTCGTGCTGTCGGGGATCGGCAACGGCTCGACCTACAAGATGATCCCGGCGATCTTCCGCGGCCGGGCCGGCGACGCGGCGGTGGCGAACGCGGAGCCGGCGGCGGTCGAGCACGAGTCCCGGCGGCTGTCCAACGCGGTCATCGGCATCGCCGGCGCGATCGGCGCGTTCGGCGGGGTGCTCGTCAACCTCACGTTCCGGCAGTCCTTCCTGAGCTACGGCACCGGGGACGGCGCCTACATCGCGTTCATCGCCTACTACCTGCTCTGCGGCGCCCTGACCTGGGCGGTTTACCTGCGCGTCGCAGACCGACGCGGCGTCGTGATCTAA
- the nirD gene encoding nitrite reductase small subunit NirD, which yields MTSPATTQTADAAETAGRWTPVCRGGDLLAERGAAALIGERQVAVFRTFDGSLYAVDNRDPFTGVHVLARGIVGSRGDAPTVTSPLHKQVFDLRTGACLDDPAVSVASYPVRDRAGLIEIWTPGP from the coding sequence GTGACCTCACCCGCCACCACGCAGACCGCCGACGCGGCCGAGACCGCCGGCCGGTGGACGCCGGTGTGCCGCGGCGGCGACCTGCTCGCCGAGCGCGGCGCGGCGGCGCTGATCGGCGAGCGCCAGGTCGCGGTGTTCCGCACCTTCGACGGGTCGCTCTACGCGGTCGACAACCGCGACCCGTTCACCGGCGTCCACGTCCTGGCCCGCGGCATCGTCGGCAGCCGGGGCGACGCCCCCACCGTCACCTCGCCGCTGCACAAGCAGGTCTTCGACCTGCGTACCGGCGCCTGCCTCGATGACCCGGCCGTCTCCGTCGCCAGCTACCCCGTCCGCGACCGGGCCGGGCTGATCGAGATCTGGACCCCGGGCCCGTGA
- a CDS encoding GAF domain-containing protein — protein sequence MSDPGRPRRELLSPLAGQSGDATPLDRLCVGVVSALPVDGAAIAVTSDGAARVAGASDPAAACLDDLQFTLGEGPGWDAVRHRRPVLVADLAGQPERRWPMFAPAVLAAGFRAVFAFPLQIGAVRLGALDLLCGRPGPLGDDTLADA from the coding sequence GTGAGTGATCCCGGCCGGCCTCGCCGCGAGCTGCTGTCCCCGCTGGCGGGCCAGTCCGGGGACGCCACCCCGTTGGACCGGCTGTGCGTCGGCGTCGTGTCGGCCCTGCCGGTGGACGGGGCCGCGATCGCGGTGACGTCCGACGGTGCCGCGCGGGTCGCCGGCGCGAGCGACCCGGCTGCCGCATGCCTCGACGATCTTCAGTTCACCCTCGGGGAGGGGCCCGGCTGGGACGCTGTCCGCCACCGGCGTCCGGTGCTCGTCGCGGACCTCGCCGGGCAGCCTGAGCGTCGCTGGCCGATGTTCGCCCCCGCCGTGCTGGCCGCCGGCTTCCGGGCGGTCTTCGCGTTCCCGCTGCAGATCGGCGCAGTCCGCCTGGGCGCTCTCGATCTCCTGTGCGGGCGGCCCGGGCCGCTCGGCGACGACACGCTGGCGGACGCGTAG